One Aminivibrio sp. genomic window, AATCTTCGTTTCCTACCTGGCCGATGGTGGCCATGCATTCCTGCAGGATGAGCCGGAGCTCACCGCTGGGCATACGGAGGTAAGCGTACTTGCCCTCTTTTGCCATGATCTGGGCCGAGGTGCCTGCCGCGCGGACAAGCTTTCCCCCCCTGCCGGGCTCGAGCTCGAGGTTGTGGACCATGGTGCCCACGGGAATATCCCTGAGTTTCAGGGCGTTGCCGGGCCTGATGTCAGATTCGGGACCGGCGACGACGGTGTCGCCGACCTTGAGATCCTTGGGAGCCAGGATATACCGCTTCTCGCCGTCAAGATAATGGACGAGGGCGATGCGGGCGTTCCTGTTCGGATCGTACTCGATGGCGGCAATTTTTCCGGGCACGGACAGCTTGTTCCTCTTGAAGTCGATGACCCGGTACAGCCTGCGTGCGCCGCCGCCCCGGTG contains:
- the rplB gene encoding 50S ribosomal protein L2; amino-acid sequence: MAIKQFKPYTPGRRFMTVQKNDDLTRKDPERSLLEPLHKKGGRNNRGRITMRHRGGGARRLYRVIDFKRNKLSVPGKIAAIEYDPNRNARIALVHYLDGEKRYILAPKDLKVGDTVVAGPESDIRPGNALKLRDIPVGTMVHNLELEPGRGGKLVRAAGTSAQIMAKEGKYAYLRMPSGELRLILQECMATIGQVGNEDYENVSLGKAGKTRWLGRRPMVRGMVMNPVDHPMGGGEGRSKSHKHPVSPWGTPAKGYRTRKNKPSDRLIVRRRYEK